The Candidatus Sulfotelmatobacter sp. region GCCGTGGTGGAAGCCGCACGCGATACCATGCCGGTCATCAAGGCTTCGGCGCCGCAGGGCATGGACTTAAAGGTCGACTTCGATCAGTCCGTGTTTGTGCGCGCCGCCATCGCCGGTGTCATCCGCGAAGCCATGCTTTCTTCCATCCTGGTCTCGCTTATGATTCTGGCATTTCTGGGCAGCTGGCGCAGCGTGATTGTCGTCTGTACCTCGATCCCGCTAGCCATCTTCACCGCCATTATCGGCCTGAACCTGAGCGGCGACACCATTAACATTATGACGCTTGGCGGGTTGGCCCTCGCCATCGGTATGCTGGTCGATGACGCTACCGTCGAAATCGAAAACATCAACCGCAATTTCGACATGGGCAAGGCGATCACCGTGGCGATTCTCGATGGCGCCAGCCAGATTGCCGTACCCGCGATCGTGGCCACGTTGGCCATTTGTATCGTGTTCTTTCCGGTTGTCCTGCTTTCCGGCGCGGCCAAGTACCTTTTCACACCGATGGCCTTGGCGGTCGTGCTGGCCATGCTGTCGTCCTACGTCCTCTCTCGAACTCTGGTGCCGACCCTCTCGCGAATTCTGTTCGAAGGCCACCGCGAAGCGGATGAAGCGAAAGAAGAGAATCCGGGATTCATCGGCCGCCTGAACCGCAAGCGCGAGCATGCCTTTGAGCGCCTGCGCACCGGCTATGGTCACATCTTGCACCTGGTCTTGCATCACCGCGTATTTACGCTGTGCGTGTTTGGGCTGATGTTTGCGGTCAGCGCCGTGCTGCCGTTCATCATCGGCACCGATTTCTTTCCCAGCGTGGACGCGGGGTTGATGAAGCTACACGTCCGCGCCCCCGTTGGCACGCGCCTCGAAGACACCGAGCAGATGCTCATGCAGGTCGAGGCCCGCATCCGCGAGATCATCCCGCCCAATGAACTCGATACCATCAACGACATGGAAGGCCTGCCCACGTCTTACAATCTCGCCTTCGTGCCTACCGACAACGTCGGCGATATGGATGCCGAGGTCCTGATCGCCCTCAAGCCCGAGCATCACCCGACCGCGGGCTACATGCAGAGGATCCGCGAGACGTTGCCACACGAATTTCCCGGATCCAGTTTTTATTTTCAGTCCGCCGATATCGTAAGCCAGGTGCTTAACTTCGGTGTGCCGTCGCCGGTTGACATTCAGGTGGAAGGCCCCAACCTCGACCAGTCGTACCAGATTGCGCGCCAGTTGAAAGATGAAATCGCCACAGTCCCGGGAGCCGTGGACGTGCACGTGAAGCAGGCCATCCGCTATCCTGCGTTGCGCGTTAACGTGGATCGCGAGAAGGCTGCACAGCTGGGGCTGACGGAGCAGGCGGTCGCTAACAGCATGCTGATTTCTCTGTCGTCGAGCGCATTGATTGCGCCCTCGTACTTCCTGAATCCCACCAATAACGTGAACTACATCGTAGCCGTGCGCATTCCGCCGGAAAAGTTCGATTCCGTCGACAGCCTGATGAACACTCCTCTCAGCCTGCCCGGAGCGGCGACTCCGCTGCAACCTGCGACCGCGCCATCGACCCAGCCCCTGCCCCAGCCGCAGTATGAAACGCTGGCCAATGTCTCGCACATTATTCCGGATTCCGTTCCGGCCGAAGTCAGCCATTACACGGTGCAGCGCGTCATCGACATCAACGCCAATCTGCAAGGCCGCGACCTGGGCTCGGTGGTCGCTGGCATCCAGAAAAAAATCGACGGCCTGGGCAAGCTTCCCTTAGGCATGCGCATCACCGTTCACGGCCAGTACGAGGTCATGAACTCTTCGTTCCGCAGCTTGCTCATGGGCTTGATTCTCGCCATTGTGCTGGTCTATCTGCTGATTGTCGTGCTCTTCCAGTCCTGGATCGATCCTTTCATCATCATGATCGCGGTTCCGGGTGCACTGGTCGGAATCCTGTGGATGCTCGCGATCACCGGCTCGACCATTAACGTCGAGTCGCTGATGGGATCGATCATGGCGGTGGGCATCGCCACGTCGAACTCCATTCTGCTGGTAAGCTATGCCAACGATGCCCGCGTCGAAAAAGGGACATCGCCTATCGAGGCCGCGCTGGAAGCGGGAATGACGCGACTGCGGCCGGTCCTGATGACGGCACTCGCCATGATTATCGGAATGGTTCCCATGGCGCTGGCACTGGGCGAGGCGGGCGAGCAGAATGCTCCCCTGGGCCGCGCCGTAATTGGAGGGTTGCTGGTGGCAACCGTGGTCACACTTTTCGTCGTGCCCGTCGTCTACACATTGTTGCGGAAACAATTTCCCACGCGCCACACGCTGGATGCGAAGTTTGCGGCCGAATCGCGAGGCGAAGAGTTCAAACCGGAACAGTCGAAACCGGAGGGTTTCTGATGCCTGAATCGCTCGGCCGACGCCGCGGATCCCATTGGCTCTATCTCGCCGGCATCCTGATTATTCTGGTCGCGGGAGCGATGGCTTACCTTCTGTTCACCCGTCAGCGCACCCATGTCGAGGCAGCCACCGAGCAACTCAAGGTCGAGGAACAGAAAGGGCCGACCGTCGAAGTCGCCGTCGCGCGCCGCGTTGCGGGTTCCAACACCCTCCGCCTCATCGGCGAAGTGCATCCTTATCAGACCGCAGTTCTCTATGCGAAAGTCAGCGGTTACATGCGCAGCCTCAGCGTCGACAAGGGCGATTTCGTCCGCGCCGATCAGATCATAGCCGTCATCGAATCGCCCGAAACCGATAAGCAATATCAGGCCACTGTCGCCGATGCGCATAATAAGGAACTCATCGCCAACCGCGCCGCCACGCTCGTAAAGAAACAAATGATCTCCCAGCAGGACGCCGACCAGGCCGAGGCCGACGCCGCCGTTTCCAAGGCGAACCTGGAGCAGATCGGCACCCTGAAGTCGTATGAGCAACTGCGCGCTCCTTTCACCGGAACCATCACCGCGCGCTATTCCGATCCCGGAGCGCTGATCCAGAATGCTGCTACTTCACAAACCAGCGCGCTTCCCGTGGTTGAACTCTCCGAAACTTCGCGGCTTCGTATCTACGTGTACGTCGATCAGTCTCATGCTTCCTTCGTGCGCGATGGCGACGAAGTCACAATTTTCGATCAGGCGAATCCGACTTTGAAACTGGCGGCGCGCGTCACACGCACCAGTGGCGCTATCGATCCCAAGACCCGCACTTTGCTCGTCGAAATTGACATAGACAATCCCCACAACCGAATTCTTGCCGGCAGTTTCGTGCAGGTGGAGTTGAAGGTGAACACGCCAAGTTACATCGAAGTGCCGTCCGACGCGCTGGTCATTCGTGGAAGCCAGACCTTCGTGGCGGTCGTCACGGCCAACGATACCATCAAGTTCGCGCAGGTTGCGGTGGCCGAGCAAACCGGCGAAACCGCCCGCCTGTTCAGCGGTCTCAATGAAGGCGAACGCGTCGCCCGCAGCATCGGCGAGCGCGTCCCCGACGCCGGCAAAGTCCAACCCGTGTCGCGGCCCGGCAGTTAGAGCTTGGTGGATAGTTGGAAAGCCTGGGGCGATAAATGACGGCGATAAATAACGTTGAAAGAGCGCCGATTTATCCGCGCCGCGATCGAAAGGTTTGTATCGGGGCACGGGTGGATCCGCGCCCTTCCCAAAACCGTTTCGGACATAATTTAGAGCGACATAGACATATCAGTAAGAGAATCCCTGAATCTCGCTCACGCTCGCCGATGGGCCATCGACGAAGCCGGTCCGCTTGCTGGGATTCAAGGCGATGTGGGCGCCGATGACATTGCCGGCGTTGGAGAAACTGAATCCGTTCAGCGTTTCCTGCAAGACTCCTTTGGTGTCGTACACATAAATCGTGCTGCCGGAAGGGGCCGAACTGGAGACCGGCTGGGCCACCAGAAATAATTTGTGAATGGCATCGAACTCGACGTCGGCGCCGCTGAAGATTTGCTGTTCGCCCGTGTTGGGCAGGACCACGGTAAATCCCGTTTGCGTCGCCAGATCGTAGATTTCGATGCTGGCATCGTCTTCTGTGGTAGTGCACGCGATGTTGTCGGCCGAATCGACCGCGACGCCATTCACGAAGCCGAATCCGATACCGGTAAATTCCGCGAATGTTCCTTTGGCGAGATTCGCCAGGCCAATCACCGGAAAACACCCGAAACATCCATCCCCTCCGCCGAGAACGGCAATATTGGTCACCGTGTTGTAAGCAATTGGAGGCGGCACGCTGCCAAAGTTGTAGGAGTCCATGATGTGGACGACCGGGCCAAACGTATTCGCGGCGACGTTGGAGCTAAAAACATAAGGAACGAAATTGCTGCTGTTGTCATACGCGAAGAACGCGTTGGTGACGGTTCCCTGGTTGCGGCTGACTCCTTCTATCAAATGCTGCGTCCCGATGGGTGGAGTCCATTTCCCAGTGACCTTATTGGCGCTCAGTGGATCGATCACCTCAAAGGTGCGCTGCAAATGCAGAAAGCTGATTTCATGTTCGTGTTCGAACAATCCCAATGATGTTCCCACAACTCCTTCGGTGATGAAGTCATCCTGAGTTTCCGTTTCGGCGACAACCTTCAGGATCCTTCCAGTAGACTGATCGAAGGTTTCCACGGCGGCGAGGATGTTGCCGTTGGATTGCGATTTCGCCTCGCTGAGCACCCCTTCGGTGCCGTTCTGATCGATATCGAAGCCGAAAATCTGCCCGCCAAACTTGCTGTGCACAATGATGCTGCCTGTTCCGGCGGCAGAGTTCCGTCGCAGTTCATCCGATTGCGCAAGCGTCAGCGTGGATATCGTGCAGAACAGGCCGATCAGGGCGGCGGTGGTCACATATCGATAAGCAGCTTTCATGGCGCGCATGCTGGTGTTCTCCTTAGAAATCATCGGGTTCGATCACGGCTGGGGGTAATAGCTTACGGGCGTGACCACCTTAGCAGCGACTGGGCTCGCAGTTGTCAGAGATTTGTCAAGAGTGCGGCGGATCGTCAACTCAGGACGAGAGCCCGGCCAGTGGAGAATACCTTGTTTGGGGGATTACAGAAAGTTGGCCATACCTCAAAGTTAGGCTGGGAGATTTGCGGAATGCCGATCCCAAGGCATTCAGACCCAGGGCACAGGAGGTGTTTGGCATTTCGCATAGTCTCAACTACAAAATGACCGGCTGGCAGCGTACCTACTGACCGGCCGGCTGGAGGAACGACAATGCGTCGTATCGCGCTGCTTTTCTTGTTGCTGGCATCTCTCAGCTTATGTGCCGGCACAGCTCTGGCTAATTCCGTCGACATGCAACTCACCAGCGTGGGTGGTAACCAAGCCGGCGGAGTTTACACCTACCCGTATTACATCTCGGTTAACGGCGCCGCTCCGGTGGCGATGATTTGCGACACCTACGACAATGAAATTGTCGTGGGCGAAACCTGGAAGGCCAACCCCTCCGAGGATTTGCCGCTGGGCGGAGGCTTGTTCGGCAATTCCCCCACTATAATGAACGACTACAAAGCTACGGCGTTGATATTCAAGGGGATTATGAACGGCACGATCGACCCGAACGAGGGAAATTTCGCCATCTGGGGATTTTTCTCCCTCAACGCCAGGAATAATCCCTACTTCGGGACCAGCGGCGCCGCAGGGCTGGAATCGCAGTACCTGGCCTTGGCTGCGGCGACGCCGCTAAGCAAGTTTTGGGGATTCAAGATCTTCAACCCGGTACCCGGCACTCAGAGCCAGGGCATGCGGGCGCAGGAATTCATCGAGTACACCGGGGTGACCCCTGAGCCGTCCAGCTTCGTGCTGTTCGGTACGGGACTGTTGTCACTCGCCGGAATGGTGCAGCAAAAGCTGAGGAAGGCGGTGGCGGCTAGCTGAACCGTTCCGGGCCGCTGAACGGGGAATCCCGCCTTTGCTTGCCGCAGGGCGGGATTCCAGCGGTTCCCGGAGCCATCCCGCATGAGAGTCGTCACGGCCTCGCTGGAGCGCTGTAGTGCGAAGCGACCACCTGCCACTTGCCGCCGGATTTCATCCAGACATCGGTGAGGCGATCGTGATATTCATAGGGCTTGCCATTGGATTCGCCTTTCTCATGGTAGGCGCCGGTCACAATGGCGGTGTCGCCGTGCACGCGAACCTTCAGGTCTGACAACTCCGCCACTTGCACCTTGGTGCCTGCATCGGCGCTGTGGCTGATGTAGCCCGCCTTGCTGTAAACGCTGCCGTCTTCGATGGTAATGACGAAATCCTCCGCCAGCAGCGACGACAGAATGTCGATGCTGCGCTCCTTATAGGATTCCGTCCATTTCAGTTCGAGGCTGCGAACAGCGGCGGCAGCCGCTTTCTCCTGCGCTCGCAAGGTGCCGGCTGAGGCGACGATCAAATATGCGATCAAACCGACGATAACGGCGCGGAGTGTGCGGATGTGCATCCTTCTATCTATGTCGCACAATTTTGCTCTTGCGACAAGTTCTTTGTTGAACCCCCGAACTTCATCCATTCCGACTCATTCTCCCTTTCTTATTCATTTACGACTCAATCCCATCTGTCATTCCGGCGAGCGAACGCGAGCAGGAACCTGCTGTTCGCCGGCGCCACAAGGAAGCAGGTTTCTCGCTTTGCTCGAAATGACAAGGGAGGATGGGGCGCGAAGTTCTAAAGTAGGAGCAGTCTGAAAACTGTCCTGTCTGCGGCTTCGCCAACTTATATTGCACTAGACTTAATCTGTTGCCTCTACCATGGCCGAATCCTTAGCAGAATTCTTCCTGGAACATTTTCGGGCACATCGCCATGAGCGCGCCTGCCGGCAGCGCCGCGGCTACCGCACCGAATCGTTTACCTACGGCCAGATACTCGACATGGCCGGCCGCTGCGCCAGCAAGCTCGAAGCCGGTGGCATCGCCAAGGGCGACCGCGTCATGGTCTGGGGAGAGAATTGCGCCGAATGGATCGGCGTTTTTTTTGGCTGCGCACTGCGCGGCGTGGTCGTGGTGCCAATGGATGACACATCTGCGGCTGACTTTGCGATCCGGGTGTTTCAGCGCGTTGAGGCCAGGTTGTTGATAGCGTCGCGACGCCACCTGCACGAATGTTCGACTGCGGGATTCTCCGTCGCGACTTTGAGTTTGGAGAATGTTGCAGCGGCAACGAATTCTACACCGGTCACTCCGCCAACGGTCGCTTGTGGCCGCGACGACACTCTACAGATCGTGTTTACTTCCGGTACGACTGCTGAACCCAAGGGCGTGGTCATCACGCACGGCAACGTGCTCGCCAACATTGCGCCGCTGGAGCGAGAGATTCGCAGTTATCTGAAATATGAACGGCTGGTGCATCCCTTGCGATTTTTAAATCTTTTGCCGCTGAGTCACGTGTTCGGGCAGTTCCTCGGAATGTTTCTCCCGCCGCTGCTGGGCGCGACCGTAATTTTTCAGGAGGAGATGAATCCTTCCGAAGTGATCCGCACGATTCGCCGCGAGCGCGTGTCGGTATTGGTGAGCGTGCCACGGATATTGCAGTCTTTGAGGCAGAAGATCGAGCGCGATCTCGAGAGCCGCAGCGAACTGGACGCATTCCGTAAACGGTTGAAGTCGTCGGAAAAACAACATTTCCTTCGGCGCTGGTGGACCTTCCGCGCCATTCATCGGCAATTCGGATGGAAGTTCTGGGCATTCATTTCGGGCGGCGCCGCGCTCGACAGCGAGACCGAAGAATTCTGGGGACGGCTCGGCTACGCGGCCATCCAGGGCTATGGCCTGACCGAAACCACTTCGCTGATCAGCGTCAATCATCCCTTCCGCCTGGGCAAGGGATCGATCGGAAAGGTCCTTCCCGGGCGCGAGGTGAAGCTGGCCGAAGATGCCGAGATTCTGGTGCGCGGCGGCGGCGTGACTTCGGGCTACTGGGGCGGGGATGGAACGAACGCGAATAGCGTCTCGAATGCCGATGGTTGGTATCGCACCGGCGACATTGGCGCACTCGACCCGGCTGGAAATCTTTATTTCAAGGGCCGCAAAAAAGAAGTGATCGTGACGCCCGCCGGAATGAACGTGTATCCCGACGATCTGGAAGCGGCCCTGCGCAGGCAGCCTGACGTGAAGGACTGCGTGGTAGTCGGTATTGAGCGCGCGGGAAACGCAGAGCCGTGCGCGGTGGTGATTTTGCGCGGCGATGCTGAGCCGACAAATCCTGGGCCGAAAAATTCGGGCGTGGAAGAAGTCGTGCAGCGCGCGAATCAATCGCTCGCCGAGTACCAGCGCATGCGAATGTGGATGGAGTGGCCGGAAGAGGACTTTCCCCGCACCAGCACGCAAAAGCCGCGGCGCAACTTAATCCGCGAGATGGCGCAGGCGCATGTCCTGCATCGACCACCGCTCATGGCGAACGCAAGTCCTCTGGCAGAGTTGATCGCGCGCGTGATTGGCCGGCCCGCAAGCGACTTACACGAAGACGCCAGCCTCGATGCCGATCTCGGAATGAGTTCGCTCGATCGCGTGGAATTGCTGAGCGCGCTGGAGGACCGTTACCAGGGCGACTTCAGCGAAACTGGCTTCAGCGCCGTTCGCACTGTGGGAGATTTGGAACGCATGCTGCGCGGCGATGCGGCGCCCGCCGCCGTGTATCACTATCCGAATTGGACGTTGCGCTGGCCAGTCACGTGGTTGCGCATAGCAGTGCATTACTTATTGATGCGTCCGGCGATCGTTTTATTGGGCTGGCCACGAATTATAGGGCGCGAACATTTGCGCGGTATGCAAGGACCGCTGCTGATCGTCTCCAATCATATCGGCGACGTCGATGGCGGGTTCATTCTGACGGCGCTGCCCGCTCGGTTTCGGCATCGGCTGGCCACCGCCACAGGCGGCGAGGCGCTGGAGGCGTTGCGCACGCCTTCGCCCGACCGCGGATTCTTCGCCGGGGTCTACGACCACATGAAATGGCTTCTCGGCGTCTCGCTGCTGAATTTGTTTCCGCTGCCGCGCGAGGCCGGCTTTCGCCGCAGCTTTGCTTACGCGGGCGAAGCCGTGGATCGCGGCTACAGTGTACTGGTCTTTCCCGAAGGGCGGCACACGGCAGATGGTAAGTTGAACCCCTTTCGAGCCGGCATTGGACTCCTGGCGGAAAATCTCGGCGTTCCGGTTCTGCCTATGCGCATCGACGGACTCTTCGAAGTGAAACAGGCAGGAAAAAGGTTTGCGGCTCCGTGCAAGATCGTGGTGAGAATCGGAGCTCCGATGAAATTCCCGCCCGGTTCTGACCCGCGGAAGATTGCCGCGGAATTACAGGATGCAGTCGAGCGGCTCTAGGAAACTAAAAGCCAGGACTGTTCCCTGCCCAGCAGTTGCGTGCACTCGCAGGCGAACCCCGCACCCCATCTTCGTCGCCAAAAAAACCAGGCGCTGGACTCGTCGTTGAACGAATCCAGCGCCCGGAGACCGACTAAGACTTGGTCGAAGCCACTGCGAGGTGGCAGTGAACGGCAGTTATTGAAGCGTTACTGACTTGGGTGCCGACGGAATTCCGTTGGTCACCACTACCAGGGTGGCTGCTCCCGCATGAAGAGAGGGCGGAATGTCGAAAGCCGCAGTCGTAACCGTGGTGCCCTGCGCAACGCCGCCCAGCCAGTTGTGCGTATTGCAATAGGTGACCACGCCCGCGGAATCCGTGATGCGAACGATGGGGAAGTTCGTCGAGCTCTGGTTGTCATCCCCGTAGTACGCGCCCTGGGTCAAACCGTTGAACTGAGTCCCAGCGATTTTGTTGTTCTTGGTACCGCGTTTCAGGGTAGCCGCCACCTGCTTGATCGCAGGAGCGCAGCCGGCGCAGCCGGCGGTGGAAGACGGCGTGTAGATCTCGACATCGGACGAGAAGTCCGTGAAGAGAACCTGGCCGGTAGGAAGAACAACAAAGCCGCCAACGTAGGAAGAGTCGACCCCGGCATTCGGCGGAGCCGACGTCGCGTTCAGCGTGGTGCCGTCCCATTCGAAGAACTTGCTGCCGGTGTTGAAGACGCCGGGGCTGGTGTCGAACAGGGCGTTGCCACTGGGCAATACGGCGGCTGGTCCGTCGGCGATGTCGAGCGTGCCTCCGAACTTAGGAGCCGAAGCCCAGGTTCCGGTCGAGGGAGTGTAGATGGCATTGTTGGTGGTGGCGCCTGCGGCAAACACTAATCCGCTGGGCAGCAGAGGCATCGGTCCCAGCTCAAGCGAGGAAGGATCGACCAGGTTCACAACCGTGTTGTTCGACGGAGTCGTCCACGCGCCGGTGGTGGGGCTGTAAATCTGGTAGCCCAACAGGCAGCACTTGGACTGGCCAACGTAGGCGTCAACCGTGAGGATGTCGCCGCCGGGCAGCATGGTCCAACCTTCTTCGTCGTTCCAGTCGAATTTGCCGGTGCCGGTGGTGGCCCACGAGGCGGTAGTTCCGGTGAGCGTAAGGATTGCTTCCTGGGTGGTGCAGCAGTTGGCCTGCATCAGGTGGCCGTTGGGAAGGATGATGCTCTGCGCATCGCCGACGGTGGTCCAGCCGCTCGGAGCAGTCAGACTGGTCCAGGCCTTGCTGGCAGGGTTGTAGACAGCTCCCTTGGTGGTCCAGTCCGCGCTGCCATTGTTGTACTCACCGCCGATGACCACGACTTGGCCGGTGGGAAGCACAGACGAACCGAAGTAAAGAGGGTTATAGCCGCTGGGCAATGTACCGGCATTCGACCATGTGCCGTTGACGTAGCTCCCCGTTGCGTCCGGTACCAGCCGGTACCAGGGATCGGAATGGTTTTCGAAGAACATGCTATTCACCAGCACGGAGCCGTCGGTGAGCAGCAAAGCATGTGCAACGGCGGAGGCCGGAGCGTTGGTTGTTTTTGTCCATGTTCCTGCCGTGAATGGTTCCTGGGCGCTCGCAACACCGGCAATAGCCAGTGACGCCAGCAGAGCAATTCCGAGGGTGCGGAATACCTTCATAGAGTAGTGACCTCGCATTTTTTGGGTTATTCGAAACGTGGCTTCGGACGCGGACTTCCAGTCGATCCACCCACCACGGAAAGAAGAAAGTCCTCCAGGCGGGTCAACTCCAAGTCCCAAAGTCGCAG contains the following coding sequences:
- a CDS encoding efflux RND transporter permease subunit; translated protein: MWLVRLALRRPYTIAVSCLLILILGILSVTRMTVDIFPVIDIPVVAVVWNYPGLSAQDMERRVVLISERAFSTTVNGISRIESQSIPGIGLLRVYFQPGTDIGAAIAQISSVSSTILRIAPPGITPPNVIQFNATNVPVAQLTISSQTLPEQQLYDYSLNFIRVRLFTIPGLSTPAPFGGKERQVIIDINPQALAAKGLSAGDVVSALQNSNVILPAGDARIGSTDYSVQLNSSPDTVAQFSRIPIKVVGSATVLLGDIAHVADSFAEQRCIVHVNGKRATYLAILKHSDASTLAVVEAARDTMPVIKASAPQGMDLKVDFDQSVFVRAAIAGVIREAMLSSILVSLMILAFLGSWRSVIVVCTSIPLAIFTAIIGLNLSGDTINIMTLGGLALAIGMLVDDATVEIENINRNFDMGKAITVAILDGASQIAVPAIVATLAICIVFFPVVLLSGAAKYLFTPMALAVVLAMLSSYVLSRTLVPTLSRILFEGHREADEAKEENPGFIGRLNRKREHAFERLRTGYGHILHLVLHHRVFTLCVFGLMFAVSAVLPFIIGTDFFPSVDAGLMKLHVRAPVGTRLEDTEQMLMQVEARIREIIPPNELDTINDMEGLPTSYNLAFVPTDNVGDMDAEVLIALKPEHHPTAGYMQRIRETLPHEFPGSSFYFQSADIVSQVLNFGVPSPVDIQVEGPNLDQSYQIARQLKDEIATVPGAVDVHVKQAIRYPALRVNVDREKAAQLGLTEQAVANSMLISLSSSALIAPSYFLNPTNNVNYIVAVRIPPEKFDSVDSLMNTPLSLPGAATPLQPATAPSTQPLPQPQYETLANVSHIIPDSVPAEVSHYTVQRVIDINANLQGRDLGSVVAGIQKKIDGLGKLPLGMRITVHGQYEVMNSSFRSLLMGLILAIVLVYLLIVVLFQSWIDPFIIMIAVPGALVGILWMLAITGSTINVESLMGSIMAVGIATSNSILLVSYANDARVEKGTSPIEAALEAGMTRLRPVLMTALAMIIGMVPMALALGEAGEQNAPLGRAVIGGLLVATVVTLFVVPVVYTLLRKQFPTRHTLDAKFAAESRGEEFKPEQSKPEGF
- a CDS encoding efflux RND transporter periplasmic adaptor subunit; amino-acid sequence: MPESLGRRRGSHWLYLAGILIILVAGAMAYLLFTRQRTHVEAATEQLKVEEQKGPTVEVAVARRVAGSNTLRLIGEVHPYQTAVLYAKVSGYMRSLSVDKGDFVRADQIIAVIESPETDKQYQATVADAHNKELIANRAATLVKKQMISQQDADQAEADAAVSKANLEQIGTLKSYEQLRAPFTGTITARYSDPGALIQNAATSQTSALPVVELSETSRLRIYVYVDQSHASFVRDGDEVTIFDQANPTLKLAARVTRTSGAIDPKTRTLLVEIDIDNPHNRILAGSFVQVELKVNTPSYIEVPSDALVIRGSQTFVAVVTANDTIKFAQVAVAEQTGETARLFSGLNEGERVARSIGERVPDAGKVQPVSRPGS
- a CDS encoding nuclear transport factor 2 family protein, which encodes MHIRTLRAVIVGLIAYLIVASAGTLRAQEKAAAAAVRSLELKWTESYKERSIDILSSLLAEDFVITIEDGSVYSKAGYISHSADAGTKVQVAELSDLKVRVHGDTAIVTGAYHEKGESNGKPYEYHDRLTDVWMKSGGKWQVVASHYSAPARP
- a CDS encoding AMP-binding protein, coding for MAESLAEFFLEHFRAHRHERACRQRRGYRTESFTYGQILDMAGRCASKLEAGGIAKGDRVMVWGENCAEWIGVFFGCALRGVVVVPMDDTSAADFAIRVFQRVEARLLIASRRHLHECSTAGFSVATLSLENVAAATNSTPVTPPTVACGRDDTLQIVFTSGTTAEPKGVVITHGNVLANIAPLEREIRSYLKYERLVHPLRFLNLLPLSHVFGQFLGMFLPPLLGATVIFQEEMNPSEVIRTIRRERVSVLVSVPRILQSLRQKIERDLESRSELDAFRKRLKSSEKQHFLRRWWTFRAIHRQFGWKFWAFISGGAALDSETEEFWGRLGYAAIQGYGLTETTSLISVNHPFRLGKGSIGKVLPGREVKLAEDAEILVRGGGVTSGYWGGDGTNANSVSNADGWYRTGDIGALDPAGNLYFKGRKKEVIVTPAGMNVYPDDLEAALRRQPDVKDCVVVGIERAGNAEPCAVVILRGDAEPTNPGPKNSGVEEVVQRANQSLAEYQRMRMWMEWPEEDFPRTSTQKPRRNLIREMAQAHVLHRPPLMANASPLAELIARVIGRPASDLHEDASLDADLGMSSLDRVELLSALEDRYQGDFSETGFSAVRTVGDLERMLRGDAAPAAVYHYPNWTLRWPVTWLRIAVHYLLMRPAIVLLGWPRIIGREHLRGMQGPLLIVSNHIGDVDGGFILTALPARFRHRLATATGGEALEALRTPSPDRGFFAGVYDHMKWLLGVSLLNLFPLPREAGFRRSFAYAGEAVDRGYSVLVFPEGRHTADGKLNPFRAGIGLLAENLGVPVLPMRIDGLFEVKQAGKRFAAPCKIVVRIGAPMKFPPGSDPRKIAAELQDAVERL